GCACCGCGCCCAGCTCCAGCGAGGCCTCGATCAGCGCCGAGGTCTTGTGGACGTGGATGTAATCCACCGTTTCCAGCGTGCAGGGCTTGCCTTCGCTCTGGATGTCCACCACCTGGCCGCCCAGCATGCCATCGGAACCCAAGGCATCGGCCAGCACCGAGATCGCCGGAGCGCTTCCGGCGCGGGCCAACACCTGGAAAGCCAGGATGGACAAGGCGTCGCCGGCCAGCACGGCCATGGCTTCGCCGAACTTCTTGTGACAGGTGGGCATGCCGCGACGGAAATCGTCGTCGTCCATGCAGGGGAGGTCGTCGTGGATCAAGGAGAAGGTGTGCACCATCTCCAGGGCCGCCGCGCCCCAATCGGCCGCCGCGCCCGTGCCGCCGCAATCTTCGAAGGCCGCGTAGCACAGGCCGGGACGCAGGCGCTTGCCGCCGGCCATCAGGCTGTAGCGCATCGCCTCGTGGAGGGTGCCGGGGGTGTGGGTGACGGGCGGGACCACGCGGTCCAGCACGGCTTCCACGCGGACCTTGGCCGAAGCCAGGAATTCGTTGACTTGGACGGTCATCCTTCGGTTCCTCCGAAAAGCTCGGCGGGATTCGAGCTTGCGACTTCAGGACCGTTGCCACGGTCCACCAGCTTCTGGATCTTGAGTTCGGCACGATCCAACAGTTTCCTGCAGGAACGCACCAGAGAGATCCCTTCCTCGTATTCAGCCAAGGCTTGATCGAGAGGGAGATCGCCGGATTCCAATCGGGCCACCAGGCTTTCCAGCTTGGCCAAGGATTGCTCAAAGGACATGGATTGTGTCATCGGCCGGACGGCGACTCCCCAGAAGTTCAAACACCGGTCGAAATCGACCGAATCACTGAATATAGAACGGTCGACCCCCAAACGGGGCGCCGAGGGTCATTCCGGAGGGTTGACCGGCTCTCCAGCGAGCTCACGCAATCGACGCACAGCACAAGCGCGAAGCCACAGTTCGTCCAGCTTTTCCTCGAAGGAGAGGCTGGCGAAGGGACGCTCGGGATGCCCGTCGAATGAAGGGTCAAGGAGGATCGGTTCGGGCATCATTCCACCCGTGCCATGCGGGGGGCGTCGGCGAAGGAGACCTTGATGCGATCGCCGGGGGAGAGGTCGGTGGATTTCATGACCACCGCACCGGATTCCGAGCTGATGGCAGCGAATCCGCGCGACAGGACCCGCAAGGGGGAAAGGGCTTCGAGCTTGCCGGCGACCAAGGCCAGATCGCTGTTCTTGGCCTTGGAGAACTGCCGGATGGAGCGCTCGAGGCGGTCCGTGAGCAGGTCCAGCGATTGGCCCGCGCGGCGCAAGGGCTCGTCCGGGCGCAACAGGCAGGGGCGCTTGGCGAGCATTTCCAGGCGTTCGCGACGGCGCGTGACCAGCCGCAACAGGCCGGCCCGCGACCGCTCCTCGATTTCCGCCAGTTGCGAAAGGAGGGTGAGACGCTCTTCGCTCACCAGCTCCGCTGCGGCAGAGGGCGTGGGGGCGCGAAGGTCGGCCGCGAAATCGCACAGGGTGGTGTCGGTTTCGTGGCCCACCGCGGAAATGGTGGGGAAGGGGCAATCCGCCACGGCCCGCACCACGGCCTCCTCGTTGAAGGCCCACAGGTCTTCCAGGGATCCGCCGCCGCGCGCCAGGATCACCACGTCCGGAGCGTCGGGGGTGCCTTCCAATGCGCGGAGCTGTTCCAGGGCGCGGACAATTCCTGGCACCGCTTCCGCCCCTTGCACGGAGGTGGGCACCACCAACAGTTCCAGGTGGGGAGCCCG
This DNA window, taken from Fibrobacterota bacterium, encodes the following:
- the xseB gene encoding exodeoxyribonuclease VII small subunit — encoded protein: MTQSMSFEQSLAKLESLVARLESGDLPLDQALAEYEEGISLVRSCRKLLDRAELKIQKLVDRGNGPEVASSNPAELFGGTEG
- a CDS encoding polyprenyl synthetase family protein; protein product: MTVQVNEFLASAKVRVEAVLDRVVPPVTHTPGTLHEAMRYSLMAGGKRLRPGLCYAAFEDCGGTGAAADWGAAALEMVHTFSLIHDDLPCMDDDDFRRGMPTCHKKFGEAMAVLAGDALSILAFQVLARAGSAPAISVLADALGSDGMLGGQVVDIQSEGKPCTLETVDYIHVHKTSALIEASLELGAVLAGANEERRKLYRDYGRAIGLAFQIVDDILDIESSTEELGKDVGSDVENQKATYPAVVGLAESKKRARELVNQALELTTRMGVRGPVLADLARFIVERGN
- the xseA gene encoding exodeoxyribonuclease VII large subunit; this translates as MLQRPRGGIRHHAGSRLRGPDDPRHPDVQHRGRRGAPLLTAVSVTELTRAIRSTLEEGFDAVLVEGELSGVKHHSSGHLYFTLKDEGATIACAMWRPQVQRLPAMPRDGQRVVVAGRISVYEPRGAYQLIANLLKPAGLGDLNQRLEELKRKLTAEGLFEPSRKKDIPPYPTRVALITSRTGAVLHDIWHVLSRRAPHLELLVVPTSVQGAEAVPGIVRALEQLRALEGTPDAPDVVILARGGGSLEDLWAFNEEAVVRAVADCPFPTISAVGHETDTTLCDFAADLRAPTPSAAAELVSEERLTLLSQLAEIEERSRAGLLRLVTRRRERLEMLAKRPCLLRPDEPLRRAGQSLDLLTDRLERSIRQFSKAKNSDLALVAGKLEALSPLRVLSRGFAAISSESGAVVMKSTDLSPGDRIKVSFADAPRMARVE